A region of Paenibacillus sp. 37 DNA encodes the following proteins:
- a CDS encoding glycoside hydrolase family 2 TIM barrel-domain containing protein: MIRTSFNDNWTVAPKAGFFSEVVASATTPQEITLPHDAMICNKKLKPEDGGNVAIGFFPEGSYDYKKKFFVPLEYKDKRVTFEFEGVYMNAMVYINSEFAGQHPNGYTNFYVSADRFLKYGEENEIKVAAMNLKDSRWYSGAGIYRNTKLIIGNLLHLALDGIKIATPEIHNDRAAVTVATVLENEGHNTQTVHVHTTIVDPGGEVIASEVSPITTFAGESAILRQRLYVRNPKLWSVDAPHLYQCRTSIVAEDGEQLDKETTTFGIRSLTLNPDQGLCINGETVKLRGACIHHDNGVIGAATIDRAEERRVEILKEAGFNALRSSHHPMSKALLDACDRIGMLVVDESFDMWTSTKADHDYALHFPVWWEKDIQAMVDKNYNHPSVIIYTIGNEIPETGRRVDAAWGRKIVDKIRSLDNTRYITNAINFTVSVLDELSKWMKSQQSDQLEKSESGNEGINTMMNNLGEQMAKIVASDFAKDKTAEAFACIDIAGYNYGEARYSLDMELFPNRIIIGSETKPEEIDKNWEMVKQHSQIIGDFTWTGWDYLGESGIGRVVYEPEELATGIVGGYPWFTAWCGDIDIIGNRRPVSYYREIVFGLRKTPFIAIQRPNHYGKQMFPMMWSWSDSISSWSWDGYENKPIKVEVYSDAEQVELLVNGVLVGQSPAGKENRYKAEFETVYVPGEVEAIAYENGQEIGRMKLRSAVNDVRLNVEADRNVISASDNDLSFVMITLKDEQGNLYNTADRKVSVSVTGSGILQGCGSANPKSEENFFDGAYTTFDGKALAVIRPIGAGLIKVTVSAEGCASQTVQINALPLD; this comes from the coding sequence ATGATCAGAACTTCGTTTAATGATAATTGGACCGTTGCACCCAAAGCTGGATTTTTCTCTGAGGTTGTAGCTTCAGCGACAACTCCACAAGAGATCACACTTCCGCATGATGCGATGATCTGTAACAAAAAGCTTAAGCCAGAGGACGGCGGAAATGTCGCAATCGGTTTTTTTCCGGAAGGCAGTTACGATTACAAGAAGAAATTCTTCGTTCCGTTGGAGTACAAGGATAAAAGAGTAACCTTCGAATTTGAAGGCGTATACATGAATGCGATGGTGTACATTAACAGTGAATTTGCTGGACAACATCCGAACGGATATACCAATTTTTATGTTAGTGCGGATCGTTTCCTGAAATACGGCGAGGAGAATGAGATCAAGGTCGCTGCTATGAACCTTAAGGATTCTCGCTGGTATTCCGGAGCAGGCATTTACCGTAATACAAAGCTTATTATCGGGAATCTGTTACATCTCGCCTTGGATGGTATCAAGATTGCAACTCCCGAGATCCATAATGACCGTGCCGCAGTAACCGTAGCAACTGTGCTCGAGAACGAAGGACACAACACACAGACTGTTCACGTGCATACAACAATTGTGGATCCCGGCGGAGAGGTAATAGCGAGCGAAGTTTCGCCGATTACGACTTTTGCTGGTGAAAGCGCCATACTCCGGCAACGACTTTACGTAAGAAACCCGAAACTCTGGAGTGTTGATGCTCCCCATTTATATCAATGCAGAACGAGCATCGTGGCAGAGGACGGGGAACAGCTGGACAAGGAGACAACTACCTTTGGCATTCGATCGTTGACGTTGAACCCCGATCAAGGTCTTTGTATTAACGGGGAAACGGTCAAGCTGCGAGGGGCGTGCATTCACCACGACAATGGCGTGATCGGTGCTGCTACGATTGACCGGGCAGAAGAGCGTCGGGTCGAAATTCTTAAGGAAGCAGGCTTCAATGCGTTGCGAAGCTCACATCATCCAATGAGTAAAGCATTGCTTGATGCCTGTGATCGTATAGGCATGCTTGTGGTGGATGAGAGCTTTGATATGTGGACCTCAACGAAGGCTGACCACGACTATGCATTACATTTTCCAGTGTGGTGGGAAAAAGATATTCAGGCAATGGTGGATAAAAATTATAATCATCCAAGTGTCATCATCTATACAATCGGGAATGAAATTCCAGAAACTGGAAGAAGAGTCGATGCGGCATGGGGCCGTAAGATCGTTGACAAGATCCGATCACTTGATAACACGCGTTACATAACAAATGCTATTAATTTTACGGTATCTGTTCTGGATGAGCTTTCGAAATGGATGAAATCCCAGCAATCGGATCAGCTGGAGAAGAGCGAGAGTGGTAACGAAGGCATTAATACGATGATGAATAATTTGGGTGAACAGATGGCTAAGATCGTGGCCAGCGATTTTGCGAAAGATAAAACGGCAGAAGCCTTTGCCTGTATTGATATTGCAGGGTATAACTACGGGGAAGCACGCTACAGCCTAGACATGGAGCTGTTTCCAAATCGCATCATTATAGGTAGCGAGACTAAACCGGAAGAGATAGATAAAAACTGGGAAATGGTCAAGCAACACAGTCAAATTATTGGTGATTTTACTTGGACCGGCTGGGATTATCTGGGGGAATCAGGGATCGGTAGAGTTGTCTATGAACCTGAGGAGTTAGCAACGGGCATCGTAGGAGGTTATCCGTGGTTTACTGCCTGGTGTGGAGACATCGATATTATTGGAAATAGACGGCCGGTATCCTATTATCGAGAAATTGTATTTGGCCTACGTAAAACCCCGTTTATTGCAATTCAGCGTCCGAATCATTATGGAAAACAAATGTTTCCGATGATGTGGAGCTGGAGCGATTCCATATCAAGCTGGTCATGGGACGGGTATGAGAATAAACCGATTAAAGTCGAGGTTTATTCGGATGCCGAACAGGTGGAGCTTCTTGTCAATGGTGTATTAGTAGGCCAATCACCCGCGGGCAAAGAGAATCGGTATAAAGCAGAATTTGAGACTGTCTACGTCCCGGGGGAAGTTGAAGCCATTGCTTATGAAAATGGTCAAGAAATCGGTCGCATGAAGCTCCGTTCGGCTGTCAACGATGTGAGATTAAACGTTGAAGCCGATCGAAACGTGATTTCCGCATCCGATAACGATTTGTCGTTTGTTATGATTACGCTCAAAGATGAGCAGGGAAATTTGTATAATACCGCTGACCGCAAGGTTTCAGTTTCAGTTACAGGTTCGGGTATTTTGCAGGGCTGCGGTAGTGCCAATCCAAAATCGGAAGAAAACTTTTTTGATGGTGCATACACGACTTTTGATGGTAAAGCTCTAGCCGTTATACGCCCGATCGGAGCTGGTTTGATTAAAGTGACCGTTTCAGCAGAAGGTTGTGCATCACAAACTGTGCAAATTAATGCCCTACCCTTGGATTGA
- a CDS encoding GDSL-type esterase/lipase family protein translates to MEEEIKNKFLEFAQKKAPVKSLKPERFIHKMLKNKGNLGAFSPDGLDEKGLERRNPIIAVLGDSVTAGHFEWTIDPAELFKGIGKEALEDMEDPPRFAGPLEITDAREVYHERFRMKLIDKYEETSVSVINAGIAGDNIIGMERRLSRDIINCQPDLVLINGSLNWTADISLLSVFEGSVRRIVKRIQAETEADIILMTPNAEGPSPFNPNGSTLSERVEIIRKIATEEGVCLSDTYAVWMDFLNMGYDVTKMLANKINHPSKAGHEVYAIELMKLFK, encoded by the coding sequence ATGGAAGAAGAGATAAAAAATAAGTTTTTAGAATTCGCTCAAAAAAAAGCACCTGTTAAATCTTTAAAACCAGAGCGATTTATTCATAAAATGCTGAAGAATAAAGGAAATTTAGGGGCGTTTAGCCCCGATGGACTTGACGAAAAAGGTTTGGAGAGAAGAAATCCTATTATTGCCGTTTTGGGAGACAGTGTAACTGCTGGACATTTTGAATGGACTATTGATCCCGCTGAGCTTTTCAAAGGAATAGGAAAAGAAGCGTTAGAAGATATGGAGGATCCGCCAAGATTCGCTGGACCACTAGAAATTACAGACGCCAGAGAAGTGTATCATGAACGGTTTCGCATGAAGCTTATTGATAAGTATGAGGAGACTTCAGTTTCTGTAATTAACGCAGGGATCGCGGGTGACAACATCATCGGAATGGAGCGCAGACTGAGCAGGGATATTATTAATTGCCAACCGGACTTGGTATTGATCAATGGTAGCTTGAACTGGACTGCAGATATATCGTTGCTTTCTGTTTTTGAAGGTTCAGTACGGAGAATAGTTAAGAGAATCCAGGCTGAGACTGAAGCAGATATTATTCTAATGACACCAAATGCAGAAGGACCGAGCCCGTTTAACCCTAATGGCTCGACATTGTCTGAACGAGTAGAAATTATTCGTAAAATAGCAACAGAAGAAGGCGTTTGTTTGTCCGATACCTATGCCGTATGGATGGATTTTCTCAACATGGGATATGACGTAACTAAAATGCTGGCCAATAAAATTAATCACCCGAGTAAAGCGGGTCATGAAGTATATGCGATCGAGTTAATGAAATTATTTAAATAG
- a CDS encoding sialate O-acetylesterase: protein MMLKTAIIFGDNMVIQRQKKFKVWGTGLPGKEISGTLKGKNTQIVKGVVQKDGSWMLTFPPLEAEKNVLLSITDGRDTLSYQNIGVGEVWLAGGQSNMEYYLQFDAEKEQVIKGEMNPDIRFFDYPKVSYEGQIEEHDYFRFGLWRGCTPEDLLYFSAVGYYFAANLHEKLDIPIGVVGCNWGGTPACTWMDPDYLKDNEGKAWLESYEEDIAGLNVEDYKADFKENPMNDHSDPFRDERLNKMMFPGFSQEEQLELIQRMSAGEQVGISYSKPGPYWEKRPGGLYESMLKQIAPYGIRGVIWYQGESDDERAALYGTVFSKLIECWRDLWADKLPFLFVQLAPFGEWMQNLPEVRRQQELVSQTIPDTWMASSSDAGMEWDIHPKYKKPIGTRLALLARAHIYGENILSDPPEFLSATRIPGGIVINIRHANGLHVKGDKVNAISLTERDGTVRTPAEISVINDQLWIKGEFPEQIKISFANQGYYEVNVYNNQTNPMKPFQVIV from the coding sequence ATGATGCTGAAAACAGCAATAATATTTGGCGACAATATGGTGATACAGCGTCAGAAGAAGTTTAAAGTCTGGGGAACCGGTTTACCGGGGAAAGAAATATCCGGCACTTTGAAGGGGAAAAACACACAAATTGTAAAGGGAGTTGTCCAGAAAGATGGTAGCTGGATGCTAACCTTTCCACCATTAGAAGCTGAGAAGAATGTTTTGCTTAGTATAACAGATGGCAGGGATACTTTATCATACCAGAATATTGGTGTCGGAGAAGTGTGGCTGGCTGGTGGGCAATCCAATATGGAGTATTATCTCCAGTTCGATGCAGAGAAAGAGCAAGTTATCAAGGGAGAAATGAATCCGGATATACGCTTTTTTGATTATCCCAAAGTATCATATGAGGGTCAGATTGAAGAACATGATTACTTCAGATTTGGCCTGTGGAGAGGCTGCACCCCAGAGGATTTACTTTATTTTTCTGCAGTTGGTTACTATTTCGCAGCCAATTTACATGAAAAACTTGATATTCCTATCGGTGTAGTGGGCTGTAATTGGGGAGGAACGCCTGCTTGTACCTGGATGGACCCTGATTATTTGAAAGATAATGAAGGAAAAGCTTGGCTTGAATCATATGAAGAAGATATTGCAGGTTTGAATGTTGAGGACTATAAAGCGGATTTCAAGGAAAATCCTATGAATGACCATTCGGACCCATTTCGTGACGAAAGGCTGAACAAAATGATGTTCCCCGGATTCTCCCAAGAGGAGCAGTTGGAACTCATTCAGAGAATGTCGGCAGGCGAGCAGGTGGGAATATCATACTCTAAGCCCGGGCCTTATTGGGAGAAACGACCTGGTGGATTGTATGAATCAATGCTGAAGCAGATTGCGCCGTATGGTATACGAGGTGTTATTTGGTATCAAGGTGAAAGTGATGACGAAAGGGCAGCGTTATATGGCACAGTGTTCAGCAAGTTGATTGAATGTTGGCGTGATCTATGGGCTGACAAGCTCCCGTTTCTGTTTGTACAGTTGGCCCCGTTTGGAGAATGGATGCAAAACTTACCAGAAGTACGCAGGCAGCAAGAGCTTGTATCTCAAACGATTCCAGACACCTGGATGGCCAGTTCATCGGATGCTGGAATGGAGTGGGATATTCATCCAAAGTATAAAAAACCAATTGGTACCCGTTTGGCTCTGCTGGCTAGAGCACACATATATGGCGAAAACATTTTATCGGATCCACCGGAATTTTTAAGTGCAACAAGAATTCCGGGAGGGATCGTAATCAACATCCGGCATGCCAATGGGTTACATGTAAAGGGTGACAAGGTTAATGCCATCTCGCTGACTGAACGTGATGGAACCGTGAGGACTCCAGCAGAGATTTCAGTGATCAATGATCAGTTATGGATTAAGGGAGAATTCCCAGAGCAGATAAAGATTTCCTTTGCAAATCAGGGATATTATGAAGTCAATGTTTACAATAATCAAACTAATCCTATGAAACCGTTTCAAGTTATTGTGTAA
- a CDS encoding family 43 glycosylhydrolase, translating to MEKQVYNPFLPSYEYIPDGEPHIFGDRVYLYGSHDKFNGTDYCMNPYVCWSAPVDDLSSWKYEGIILDKGMDPLDPEGNKLYYAPDVAQGKDGRYYLYYSIEGSCCISVAVCDTPAGKYKFHGHVQDQDRHVLGSAEGDAYQFDPGIFVDDDGRCYLYSGGNSLFADEDQGRKRVGAMVMELEDDMMTVKSMPEIITSNKEKAFEENQYFEAPSVRKVNGLYYFIYSSFPNVHNLCYATSPYPDRDFTYRGVIISNADIFTDNKERNKAMSYCGNNHGSFIQIKGQWYIFYHRHSNRDGYNRQACAEKIFFLEDGTIPQVELTSCGLNDGDLAEVGTYEARIACNMASKEGVPLLVLTYDENHPYFTQEGEDREENGNQYIANFQDGATAGYKYFQFAEANRFRIKIRGEATGKILVTHHLGGEVCASVIITPSEEWQNYETAFSPEKGRQPVFITFQGTGVIDILEFEFKKV from the coding sequence ATGGAAAAACAAGTTTATAATCCGTTTTTACCGAGCTATGAATATATTCCGGATGGAGAGCCGCACATATTCGGAGATCGAGTATATCTCTATGGATCTCACGACAAATTTAACGGGACAGATTATTGCATGAATCCGTATGTGTGCTGGTCAGCACCGGTGGACGATTTGAGTAGCTGGAAGTATGAGGGAATCATTTTAGATAAAGGCATGGATCCGTTGGATCCTGAGGGAAACAAATTATATTATGCGCCTGACGTTGCGCAGGGGAAAGATGGAAGATATTATCTCTATTATTCTATTGAGGGTTCGTGTTGCATTTCGGTAGCCGTATGTGATACTCCAGCGGGAAAATACAAATTCCATGGACATGTGCAGGATCAGGACAGGCATGTACTTGGCTCTGCTGAAGGAGATGCCTATCAATTCGATCCAGGTATCTTTGTAGATGATGATGGAAGATGTTACCTCTATTCAGGGGGGAATTCATTATTTGCCGATGAGGATCAGGGACGGAAACGGGTTGGAGCCATGGTTATGGAATTAGAGGATGATATGATGACTGTTAAATCGATGCCGGAAATTATTACCTCCAATAAAGAGAAGGCGTTCGAGGAGAATCAATACTTTGAAGCTCCGTCCGTGCGTAAAGTGAATGGTCTATATTATTTTATATATTCTTCATTTCCAAATGTACACAATCTTTGTTATGCAACCAGTCCATATCCGGACAGAGATTTCACGTATCGGGGCGTAATTATATCTAATGCAGATATATTTACAGACAATAAAGAGAGAAATAAAGCTATGAGTTACTGTGGCAATAATCATGGAAGTTTTATTCAGATCAAGGGTCAATGGTATATTTTCTATCATCGCCACTCGAATCGAGATGGATACAACAGACAAGCCTGTGCGGAAAAAATCTTCTTTCTCGAGGATGGAACCATTCCTCAGGTGGAACTTACATCTTGCGGGTTAAATGATGGGGATTTGGCGGAAGTTGGAACATATGAGGCGCGAATTGCGTGTAATATGGCAAGTAAAGAAGGGGTCCCATTGCTGGTGCTCACCTATGACGAGAACCATCCTTATTTCACGCAAGAAGGAGAAGACAGAGAAGAGAATGGGAATCAGTATATCGCTAATTTCCAAGATGGTGCGACAGCAGGATATAAATATTTTCAGTTCGCTGAGGCAAACAGATTCCGAATTAAAATACGCGGAGAAGCAACCGGGAAAATCCTGGTTACCCACCATTTAGGGGGCGAGGTTTGCGCTTCTGTAATCATAACTCCATCGGAAGAGTGGCAGAATTATGAAACGGCGTTTAGTCCTGAAAAAGGGAGACAACCTGTATTTATTACGTTCCAAGGTACTGGAGTGATTGATATATTGGAATTCGAATTTAAGAAAGTTTGA
- a CDS encoding alpha-L-rhamnosidase encodes MLKAILLKTEYLTNPLGIDIVRPEFAWNLVGDSKKQTAYEIIATHTKEELDKASYVWSSGKVSSASMTHVPYGADVRSRERIYWKVRVWDEHDVAGEWSETAFFEMGLLERQDWKAEWICGDYEPKPGERYPVDEFSKTFQIPAFVKARMYITACGIYETSLNGMKVGDMVLTPGVTSYEKRIQYQVYDITKQLQSGVNRWDISLGDGWFRGKQGVFGATNVFGTQTCALGQIEITGTDGTTTYIGTDGSFRWSNDGPVRFNDMKDGETIVAALSPSYKGQARVTEWETLLCCSNNVPVKEKETFKPTVLLTPDGSTVLDFGQVIAGYPQFSIQGKQGHTVVLTMGEMLDSEGNFTLSNVVQEYDYAPDYCDDSRFQTIIYSCGSEARETWKPKFCIQGFRYVKLDNWPEPVQADHFTAIAVYSDMEQTGQFSCSSPYLEKLVNNTLWSMKGNFLDVPTDCPTRERAAWTGDAQLFFHAGRYFMDFTAFFRKWMQDVFDDQAADGKVYNIVPRVAPHGEGFDYVEGSSGWIDAGILIPYRYWKTYGDLKQLANWYEPMTKLADFMINRMGDTSDPDLDQKLEPSEHRQYIVTTGFHFGEWNEPDREELVSGLPKYEEATAYLAYSLNCLSQISDALGKQKDASKYLKVSERAKAAYQYYFVKNGTISTNKMAKLVRPLALDLLDQDMRKNVEHELISLVREREHHVGTGFLSTPFILRALSDAGYVDDAYQMLEKEDYPSWIYQIKQGATTIWENWNGEASRNHYSNGAVCDWIFNTVCGINLAGENQFLISPQPGGSLTEAYLTYQSIYGKVSCSWRKESAHYVYWIEIPAGCQAEINIQGVEPQVVEAGKHCFKPSVQAL; translated from the coding sequence ATGCTAAAAGCTATACTGCTGAAAACAGAATATTTAACTAATCCCTTAGGTATTGATATTGTTCGACCTGAATTTGCATGGAATTTAGTGGGAGACAGCAAGAAACAGACTGCTTATGAAATTATAGCAACACATACCAAGGAAGAACTAGACAAAGCATCGTACGTCTGGAGTAGCGGGAAAGTAAGCTCGGCCAGCATGACCCATGTTCCCTATGGAGCGGATGTCCGTAGTAGAGAACGGATCTATTGGAAGGTTCGTGTGTGGGATGAACATGATGTTGCCGGTGAGTGGAGTGAGACAGCTTTTTTTGAAATGGGCTTGCTGGAAAGACAGGATTGGAAAGCAGAATGGATCTGTGGTGACTACGAACCAAAACCGGGAGAACGGTATCCAGTAGATGAGTTTAGTAAAACATTTCAGATTCCGGCATTTGTGAAAGCCAGAATGTATATCACTGCTTGTGGTATTTATGAGACGAGTCTCAATGGAATGAAAGTGGGAGATATGGTTCTGACCCCTGGCGTGACCAGCTATGAAAAGCGAATACAGTATCAGGTCTACGATATTACAAAGCAATTACAGAGCGGTGTGAATAGATGGGACATCTCATTAGGTGACGGCTGGTTTAGAGGGAAACAGGGCGTATTTGGCGCCACCAATGTGTTCGGAACCCAGACCTGTGCTTTAGGGCAGATTGAAATAACGGGAACAGATGGAACAACGACTTATATCGGAACAGATGGAAGCTTCAGATGGTCCAATGACGGACCTGTGCGTTTTAATGATATGAAGGATGGAGAGACGATTGTTGCTGCTCTTTCACCTTCATATAAAGGTCAAGCACGCGTTACAGAATGGGAGACTCTGCTGTGCTGTTCCAATAATGTTCCAGTCAAAGAAAAGGAAACATTTAAACCAACAGTTCTACTTACTCCAGACGGAAGTACGGTCCTCGATTTCGGACAGGTTATTGCCGGATACCCGCAATTTTCAATACAAGGTAAGCAAGGGCACACCGTTGTGTTGACGATGGGAGAAATGCTTGATAGTGAAGGGAACTTTACTTTATCCAATGTGGTACAGGAATATGATTATGCCCCGGATTATTGTGATGATTCCAGATTCCAGACCATCATTTATTCCTGCGGGAGTGAAGCGAGAGAAACCTGGAAGCCTAAATTCTGTATTCAAGGATTCCGGTACGTCAAATTGGATAATTGGCCAGAACCAGTGCAGGCAGATCATTTCACTGCAATCGCTGTATATTCGGACATGGAGCAAACTGGACAATTCAGCTGTTCCTCCCCGTATTTGGAGAAACTCGTGAACAATACGCTGTGGAGTATGAAAGGGAATTTCCTAGATGTGCCTACAGATTGCCCAACAAGAGAACGGGCAGCCTGGACCGGAGATGCCCAATTGTTCTTTCATGCGGGGCGTTACTTTATGGACTTTACAGCCTTTTTCAGAAAATGGATGCAGGATGTTTTTGACGATCAGGCTGCAGATGGAAAAGTATATAATATTGTTCCTCGTGTAGCCCCGCATGGTGAGGGATTTGATTATGTAGAAGGCTCAAGTGGATGGATCGATGCAGGTATTCTGATTCCGTACAGATATTGGAAAACATATGGTGATTTGAAACAATTGGCCAACTGGTATGAACCTATGACTAAACTGGCCGACTTTATGATCAATAGAATGGGAGATACCTCCGATCCCGATCTGGATCAGAAGCTGGAGCCGAGTGAACACCGTCAATATATTGTGACGACCGGTTTTCATTTCGGTGAATGGAATGAGCCTGACCGGGAGGAACTGGTATCAGGGCTTCCGAAATATGAAGAAGCTACCGCCTATTTGGCTTATTCCTTAAACTGCTTGTCTCAAATCTCTGATGCACTGGGTAAGCAGAAAGACGCAAGCAAATACCTTAAGGTATCTGAGCGAGCCAAAGCGGCGTATCAATATTATTTTGTGAAAAACGGAACAATTTCAACAAATAAAATGGCCAAATTGGTAAGGCCATTGGCTCTGGATCTGCTAGATCAAGACATGAGAAAAAATGTTGAGCATGAATTGATCTCATTGGTACGTGAACGGGAGCACCATGTAGGCACTGGATTCCTGTCAACCCCATTCATCCTGAGGGCATTAAGTGATGCGGGATATGTGGATGATGCCTATCAGATGCTGGAGAAGGAAGATTATCCAAGCTGGATTTATCAAATTAAGCAGGGAGCGACAACGATTTGGGAGAACTGGAATGGCGAAGCATCGAGAAACCATTATTCCAATGGCGCTGTCTGTGACTGGATATTTAATACTGTGTGTGGTATCAACCTTGCTGGAGAAAACCAATTCTTGATTTCACCCCAACCAGGTGGAAGCCTGACAGAGGCGTATTTGACGTATCAAAGTATCTATGGAAAGGTATCCTGTTCATGGAGAAAAGAGAGTGCCCATTACGTTTATTGGATTGAGATTCCGGCAGGATGCCAAGCAGAAATTAATATTCAGGGGGTCGAGCCACAGGTTGTCGAAGCTGGAAAACATTGTTTCAAACCATCGGTGCAAGCGTTGTAA
- a CDS encoding sensor histidine kinase — protein MVNLYMNLSDAILDDIDRYLYKVISEDSGLQSLASPDETNPDLYNMGTYLLFRQFIEDSVYYKGLDYFFAFSAVNEDLVFAPKPTGHAYTWNQPIREEIVHLLQSKDTQASLPRDKWFVTRIAGADYLLKIIKSGNVYIGAGVNVSEVMGPLDLLNLGSKGKAVLVTDNNKPLQDEIFFNENKISLINKDTSSYLTGEGDKYLVTHKHSAKGNFRLVAVIPDETILEGLPYLQRVIFFITTGTGLILLAALFFIRKVILLPINRLVFAMRKAKKGLLEQRIERVPSSSEFELMDETFNSMVSEIQQLKINVYAEQLISQKAELKHLQLQINPHFFLNSLNIVYYLAQEKKYNLIQELSLSLVRYFRFMFRSQTDFVLLQDELDHTENYLKIQEFRFPGSLEYSISLQQGLEDCLIPPLMIQTFTENTIKHAINTDGTTQIHIVINSDHNEDGDRMIHIHIKDTGKGFSDDILHQLQQQLNLTNEDGEHIGTWNVRRRLLLLFGEKAHIEFSNSDGAVIDIMLPYYEKEDISDV, from the coding sequence TTGGTCAACCTCTATATGAATCTAAGCGACGCCATTCTGGATGACATTGACCGATATTTATATAAGGTGATTTCAGAGGATAGTGGGCTACAAAGCCTAGCTAGCCCGGATGAGACCAACCCTGATCTCTATAATATGGGGACGTATCTTCTTTTTCGGCAGTTCATTGAAGACAGTGTGTATTATAAAGGTCTGGATTATTTTTTTGCATTTTCAGCCGTGAATGAAGATTTAGTTTTTGCCCCTAAACCAACGGGACATGCTTATACTTGGAACCAGCCAATCCGTGAAGAAATCGTTCATCTGCTCCAGAGCAAGGACACGCAAGCAAGTCTTCCAAGAGACAAATGGTTTGTGACTAGAATAGCCGGGGCCGACTATCTCTTAAAAATCATAAAAAGTGGTAACGTCTATATTGGAGCTGGAGTCAACGTAAGTGAGGTTATGGGGCCGCTTGATTTATTGAATCTCGGGAGCAAAGGAAAAGCAGTACTTGTTACTGATAATAATAAACCTCTGCAGGATGAAATTTTTTTCAATGAAAATAAAATCAGTCTGATTAATAAAGACACGTCCTCCTATTTAACCGGTGAGGGAGATAAATATTTGGTGACCCATAAACACTCTGCAAAGGGAAATTTTAGACTGGTGGCCGTGATTCCTGATGAAACAATCCTGGAGGGGCTGCCTTATCTTCAGCGAGTGATTTTCTTCATTACAACAGGAACCGGATTAATTCTATTGGCGGCATTATTTTTTATTAGAAAAGTCATTCTATTGCCGATCAATCGCCTCGTATTCGCTATGCGTAAAGCAAAAAAGGGATTATTGGAACAGAGAATTGAACGCGTACCTTCGTCCAGCGAATTTGAACTGATGGATGAAACATTTAACAGCATGGTTTCAGAAATTCAGCAGCTGAAAATTAATGTCTACGCAGAGCAGTTAATTAGTCAAAAGGCTGAACTTAAGCACCTTCAATTGCAGATAAATCCCCATTTTTTTCTGAACAGCTTAAATATTGTATATTATCTTGCACAGGAAAAAAAGTATAACTTAATCCAGGAGTTATCTTTGTCTCTTGTTCGTTATTTTCGATTTATGTTCCGAAGTCAAACCGATTTTGTATTGTTACAGGATGAACTGGATCACACTGAGAATTATTTAAAAATTCAAGAATTTCGTTTCCCAGGAAGCTTGGAATATTCAATTTCGCTTCAGCAGGGATTGGAGGACTGTCTGATTCCACCACTAATGATTCAGACTTTTACGGAAAATACGATTAAACATGCAATAAATACAGACGGAACTACCCAAATCCATATTGTGATTAACAGTGATCATAATGAAGATGGAGATCGAATGATTCACATCCACATTAAGGATACTGGAAAAGGATTCTCTGACGATATACTACACCAACTGCAGCAACAATTAAATCTAACTAACGAAGACGGCGAGCATATCGGCACTTGGAACGTACGACGCAGGCTATTGCTGCTATTTGGTGAGAAAGCACACATTGAGTTTTCAAATAGCGATGGAGCAGTCATTGATATCATGCTGCCTTACTATGAAAAGGAGGATATTAGCGATGTATAG